DNA sequence from the Malus domestica chromosome 06, GDT2T_hap1 genome:
tggctattacgGTTTTTTTGTATACTTTTAATTTATTGTCTTTTGTTTGTCAACAACATTCAAttagtttaagttttttttttgcttttaatttaaaaaaaaaaaaaagaaaaagagagaagaagttcttttcttcttttatgtgAAATCGCCTAATCCAAATCTAATTAGTTCAATATACATTCTATTGAAAAAGTAGATATATTAACttgtgaaaattaaaataaaaaggtaaaaataaacTAGTAGATAcattgtttcttgtaaaaactaaacaatagttacattattttcataaaaaaaaaaaaaaaacagtgtgtaatttttttttaaattacacaATAGGTACACAGTTTtcgtaaaaattaaataataggtactttatttttggaagaaaaaaattcaTGCCTGCATTGAATATGAAGAATTTATGAGATCCATGTTGGTTTAAGCGATCAAATGAATTCTATGGATTGCTCTGAAACGTAGACctataaataagtaaaaatatGCATGATACTAGCTAATGTAAAGCCACTTAGGTAGGTTCGTCATGTAGATGacgaatttgatatcaaataatTATTGTCGAGTTACTGTGTAGCTTAATTCCACTTCACATTAACAGATGATAATAAATGGACAATACTTGAGTCCTGAACAGTCAGGACCCTTCATACTACCCAATCTATGTGGCACAATTAGAACTTAACacgtgtaatttttttttttcaaaaacgaACCAAGCCTAGTTAACGGCGTCTTCTCCCATCCCAATGACAGAGGACTTCAATCTTCAATAGTCCTTCTCCTTCCTGCTCACACTAACTCTCCCTCCCGCTCACACtacctctccctctccctctccctctccctctccctctccctctctctctctctctcagactaCCTCTCCTTCTCGCTCAGACGATCTTGAAAAACAAGGAATCGGGTATGTTTTTGAAGAATtacatctttctttttctccattCTCAATTTTTATGTTCAATTTTTATGATGTGAGCAGGGTTTTCTCTTATTAGGGTTTGCTCTTGTCAttgttaattttgttcaaattatttaaaaatttaatttaattcttTTCACTTCTCCATATTCTTTTCAATTCCAATGGAACCGAATGATCCATTCTCTGATGTATTATTCGATAATAGGCTATTTTCGTCCATTATGTTATTGTTATTGGTGTTGATATGATGTGAGCAGGgttttctccctctccctctctctctcagattACCTCTCCTTCTCGCTCAAACCATCATCCACCTAGAGCAGCGACGTCGAACTCCGAGCAACAACAACGACGACCATCCACCTAGGCACCTATCCAGAGGATCCATTCTCTAATGTATTTGATGTTATGTTATCAGTTTTGTATGATTTGATTTGAGTTCGAAATTTTGGTTGTTTTTCTTCACAAagcttgtggatttgggtttgaaATTTGCAATATGTGTATTGAGTGGGCTCTGTTTCGTCCCATATTGAGAtgcaacaaaatgaaagcaaatGAATAATGGATAACATATTTCATGTTAATGTTATGTGGCAGGTTATGGAGTGCAAAGAACCTACAAGATTAGATTGTGAGTCATTACCTAGTGATGAAGATGATTTACAAGGTGTAAGTTCTTCACCTACTTGTCAATCTCAAAGCCATGATGGTTCTTTGGGACATCTTCAGTTGaataaaagcaaagaaataatggGAGATCTAGAACTTGGAATGGAGTTTAGTTCTAAAGAGAGCGTATACGATTATTACTACAACTATGCTAGAGATAAGGGTTTTGACGTGAGGAAGCatcattggaaaaaaaaaaacaatgcagGTATTGTAACAAGAGTAACTTACACTTGTTCAAGACAAGGTTTGGAAGAAATGACGAACCAATTGATGGTACAACTTATACTTAACCAGTTTCAAGGGTTGGTTGTGAAGCCCACATGACTTGCCTTCTTAAAAAGAATGGAAAATTTAAGATTGTTTCCTTTGATGCAAATCATAATCATGCTTTGGTTCGAACCCCTATGAAGCACATGTTGAAGATTAATCGTAAGATGTCTCGAGCTCAAAAGGCGCATGCTAATGATGCAGATAAGTCAGGAATACCAATAAAAGCAATTATGGAATTGATGAGCAGAAAAGTTGGTGGGCGAGAGATTCTTGGGTTTCTTGATAAAGATTATCAAAATTACATATATCAAAAGCGAAAGACAAACATGGAAAAAGGAGATACTAGGGCTATATtgcaatattttcataaaatgcaAGTGAAGGACTCGTCTAGTTTTTACTCGATACAGCTTGATGAAGATGATATGATCACAAATATGTTTTGGGCAGATTCACGTTCAATAAGTGATTATGGTCTCTTTGGAGATGTCATTTGTTTTGACACAATGTATCGGACAAATGAGTATGGTAGACCATTTGCACCAATTCTTGGTGTTAATCATCATAAACAAACTGTAGTTTTCGGTGCAGCTTTGCTATATGAAGAAAGTGTTGATTCTTTTACATGGCTATTTGAGACTTTCTTGGAAGCAATGTCTAGGAAGCAACCAAAGACCACATTGACAGATCAATCTGCTGCAATGGCTAAAGCAATATCATAAGTTTTTAATGAATCTAACCATCACTTGTGTGTTTGGCATATTTATCAAAATGCTGCCAAAAATTTGAGCCATGTGTTTAACAGGTAAGGATGAGGAAGAATGGCTTTATGCATGGAATGATATGATTGAGAAATATGACCTCAAGGGAAATAAGTGGTTGAAGGATTTATTTGCTGTGAAGGAAAAATGGGCATTAGTATATGGGAGACACACTTTCACTGCCGACATGATGAGTACCCAACGCAGTGAAAGTATGAATAATGTGTTAAAGAAGTACTTAAAACCAAGT
Encoded proteins:
- the LOC139196775 gene encoding protein FAR1-RELATED SEQUENCE 5-like; this translates as MSRAQKAHANDADKSGIPIKAIMELMSRKVGGREILGFLDKDYQNYIYQKRKTNMEKGDTRAILQYFHKMQVKDSSSFYSIQLDEDDMITNMFWADSRSISDYGLFGDVICFDTMYRTNEYGRPFAPILGVNHHKQTVVFGAALLYEESVDSFTWLFETFLEAMSRKQPKTTLTDQSAAMAKAIS